The nucleotide sequence CAAGCCTCTGCTCAGTATGGAggctgtccatctgtctgtctgtcagtcTGTCTGTCCCCTGccgcctgctttctctctgtcttcaaaataaataaatctttaaaaaaattcctttaaattctttcttttgtttcagcaGTGCTGAGTTCAATCTGTCCTATTGGAATAATCTTGAATTCCATtgcaattgtctttttttttttaatcttgagttttattaagaatttaaaaatctaaacattttATAGAGGCCTGGGAAGCGTACTCAGAAACACCGCCCTCCGGCATTTCCAACATCCACACGTCCATATACCTCACTGCACTGCACCTCCCCACCAAGACAGGCAACTTGGCAGCACAGTGAATGTCGCTGTGTTTTTACTATTTGTAGAAAACTGgcatttagatttaaaaattaataatattacaaaattatCAGCAGCAGTCTTaagcattttaacaatgcttatgaACTCCACTTTGCTGACCCAAACAAAGCTATTATTCCAAGTTCAACAAGCAGGACTTGTCCCAAGGAGGGATAGTATACATCCTGCAGATACTCAGGCTACATTGTTCAGGACCCATTTGTGACTGTGTCTTCTCCCATCTCCTCTTCTCCATCATCAGTGGGACCTGATCTGCATTCCCTGCCAGGTATCTGCCCAGACTGCAGCAAGCCCTTCAGCCCCTCCACTTCAGCCAGGGTAGACGCATTCCCTATAGCATTCTTGATTGCTTCTACATCTCCTGGAGATGGCCCACCTTTCTTCTTGTCAGTTGGCAAACCAGCACCTGGGTTGAAAGTTTTGCTTCTCCTGGCAATATCCTTTGCAAGTTGTGCACCTCGTTTGTCCTTGAacattttctctgcttcctgaCGCTCTTTTAGTTTCACCTTCTGGAAATCCAGTACTCTGACTTGCggaaatttataaattacatacaGTCTGTAATGCTTCTTATTTGTTATAGGATTTCTTAGAATACTTAGGTAAGTCAGTGATTTGAGAGATGCCAAAGGGTCCAAATCACCCAGTTCCACAAGactactgttggtgagaatgagtTCTGTCAGACAGGCTAGAGCGTGATCAAGTCCCTCACCTATACGGCATATTCTATTGTTGTTTGCTAACAATGTTTTCAGTCTTCTTAACAAAGGAAAACCATCCAGTTTCCTGATTTCATTGTCAGAAAAGTCAATAGCATCAAACTGGTCTAAGGTAGCACCTAGATTTTCAATGACAGGAATTTTATACCCCCGGAGGTCCAGCTCGCGGTCCCGCACGGCGTTGGTGTACTGAGCCGCCTGTTGGATCAACTCTGCGGTCAGTTTCACCATCCTGCCGCCTCCCGCTGCCAGTACCACGGCCCGCCGGCTCTTGAATAAAACCCTGATTACTACTTTAAATAAGTgtctgttgcattttttttttctgacagttAATAGATATTAAGTGTAAATATTCACataagaaaacatgttttaaggaatgaagattaaaatattatatcCCTACATTGTGTATTGCTTCTTACAAACAATATTATTTctacaacatttttaaatgttgcaaAAAGCTTCCAAAGACATTACTTAACTTAATTTTCACAATACTTCAGTAAGATTGATAATAACAGTATCATTGGGCTAACTTTTAGACATCTGAGACTTGAATTAGTTGTCCTGCCTGAAATTATAGCACAAAAGAGCCCTCTGGAGTTTCACTAGAAGTGAGCATTTCTTGGGTCCCTTACCTATTCCTCATGTATCCACAATCTCCAGGTTCCACATCATAGTTATCGTTAATGCACCATTCACATAATTGTTGAGTCACCCAGATTTCTATCACCACAAGAACATGGTAAAATTGTAATTTCACTGAAGTTCTTTGACTTCAGTTACTGTGTTTTATACCTTACCTTAAAAAgccacattattttatttccatgtaaatttatGTTATCTATATGTTAATCCATTTTGACAAAGACTAAACTATGAAGTATATTTGCTTCTTATATGGAGTCCAGAGACtgacacaattttttaaacacaacAGGCAATCAATATTGTTGAGTGGATGTATTAATGAAGTCAGACTTTTGAGAAATTGTATCTGTATTTCTAGAATGTTCAGGACAAGGTTCGCACACTATTGATAACCAAAAGCCAATAAATATTGGTTCAGGAGAAAAATGATGATTGTTCAGTTCCATGTTACCAAGTTTTGAGTGTAGCATCCATACAGTAAAATATTCCCTAAAAGAATCTACTTCCTTACTtttatggtgtttttgttttttttttaaacagcttattTGTTAACCCTATATGCCAATCACTATGAATGAGTTCAGAAGGGATACTCTAAGGTGCTGTAGTCAGAGAGAACGATAGAATTAACTGCACAAGAAACACTGTGACATTC is from Mustela erminea isolate mMusErm1 chromosome 4, mMusErm1.Pri, whole genome shotgun sequence and encodes:
- the LOC116587734 gene encoding U2 small nuclear ribonucleoprotein A'-like, translating into MVKLTAELIQQAAQYTNAVRDRELDLRGYKIPVIENLGATLDQFDAIDFSDNEIRKLDGFPLLRRLKTLLANNNRICRIGEGLDHALACLTELILTNSSLVELGDLDPLASLKSLTYLSILRNPITNKKHYRLYVIYKFPQVRVLDFQKVKLKERQEAEKMFKDKRGAQLAKDIARRSKTFNPGAGLPTDKKKGGPSPGDVEAIKNAIGNASTLAEVEGLKGLLQSGQIPGRECRSGPTDDGEEEMGEDTVTNGS